A region of the Fulvia fulva chromosome 7, complete sequence genome:
ACGACCAACCACCACTTGCCACAAGAACGACACATTGGCATCTCACTGGTCAACAGCGCAAGAAATTTCGTTGTGACTGGACCTCCTATGTCGCTTTACGGTCTCAACCTTCAGCTGCGGAAGATCAAGGCACCCACTGGTCTCGACCAGACTCGCGTGCCCTTCACTGAGCGCAAGGTCCGCTTCGTGAACCGCTTCCTGCCAATAACTGCGCCTTTCCACAGCCCATATCTCGTAGAAGCCATCAAGCACCTCCAGACCGATCTCGCAGACATCAACATTCCAGCCACAGAGCTCGGCATCCCAGTCTTCGACACCCACACGGGCGAGGATCTGAGAGAAAAGAAGGATGCGAACATTGCACCACTCTTGGTCAAGATGATCTGCGAAGAGCAAGTACTTTGGGAGAAGGCAACAGTCATGCCAAACGCGACACACATCCTCGACTTTGGCCCTGGCGGTATCTCCGGCCTAGGTGTGCTCACCAACAGGAACAAGGACGGCACTGGCGTTCGCGTTATCCTTGCAGGCACAATGGATGGCACAAACACCGAGGTTGGCTACAAGCCTGAGATCTTTGACCGTGATGCCGAGCACGCTGTCAAGTACGCTGTGGACTGGTTGAAAGAGTTCGGACCAAAGCTTGTGAGAGACTCGACAGGACAGACATTCGTGGACACCAAGATGAGCAGAACGCTCGGTCTGCCTCCAGTCATGGTTGCGGGCATGACGCCCTGCACCGTGCCGTGGGACTTTGTTGCCGCGACCATGAAGGCTGGCTACGAGATTGAACTTGCAGGTGGTGGATACTACAACGACAAGAGCATGACCGAAGCCATCTCCAAGATCGAGAAGGTCATCCCAGCCGGACGCGGAATCACTGTCAACTTGATCTACGTCAACCCTCGAGCAATGGCTTGGCAGATCCCACTCCTAGGCAGACTGCGGGCTGAGGGTGTGCCCATCGAAGGTCTGACCATTGGTGCTGGTGTGCCGTCTATTGAGGTCGCCAACGAGTACATTGAGACTCTGGGTCTAAAGCACATTGCTTTCAAGCCTGGATCAATGGAAGCCATTCAGGCTGTCATCAACATCGCCAAGGCCAACCCGGGCTTCCCTGTCATGATGCAGTGGACTGGAGGCCGTGGTGGTGGTCACCACTCTTTCGAGGATTTCCATCAGCCAATTCTGCAGATGTACAGCAGACTTCGACGATGCGAGAACCTCGTCTTGCTCGCAGGATCTGGCTTCGGTGGCGCAGAAGACACCTACCCTTACTTGACTGGTGAATGGGCTCGCAAGTTTGGCTACCCACCAATGCCATTCGATGGTGTTCTCTTCGGCTCTCGTTGCATGGTCGCCAAGGAAGCTTACACTTCAAAGGCCGCAAAGCAGGCTATTGTTGATGCGCCCGGTCTCGAGGACAGCGACTGGGAGAAGACATACAAGGGCCCTGCCGGTGGTGTCATCACTGTCCGCTCCGAGATGGGCGAGCCTATCCACAAGCTTGCCACTCGTGGTGTTCTCTTCTGGAAGGAGATGGACGACAAGATCTTTGCGCTTGACAAGGCCAAGCGTATCCCAGAGCTTAAGAAGAACCGTGACTACATCATCCAGAAGCTCAACGACGACTTCCAGAAGCCATGGTTCGGCCGCAACAAGGCCGGCGAGTGCGTGGACCTTGAGGACATGACCTACGGAGAGGTTGTCCGTCGCCTGGTCGATCTGATGTATGTCAAGCACCAGAAGCGTTGGATCGACAAGTCCCTCGCACGTCTGACTGGAGACTTCATCCGCCGCATCGAAGAACGCTTTGCTCCTGGTGACAGCGCTAGCTCTATCATCCAGAACTACAGCGAGCTCGACGATCCATTCAACACCGTGAAGAAGGTGTTGGAGACATACCCAGAGTGCGACGTCCAGCTGATCAACGCGCAAGATTGCCAGCACTTCCTGCTACTCTGCCAGCGTCGCGGTCAAAAGCCAGTGCCGTTCGTACCATGTCTTGATGACACATTCGAGCTCTTCTTCAAGAAGGATTCTTTGTGGCAGTCTGAGGACTTGGACGCTGTTGTTGACCAGGATGTCGGCCGTGTTGCCATCTTGCAAGGACCTATGGCTGTGAAGTACTCCAAGATTGTGGATGAGCCAATCAAGGACATCCTTGATGGTGTTCACCAGGGCCACATCAAGTACTTGACCAAGGACCTGTACAACGGCAACGAGGCGAAGATCCCCAAGATCGAGTACTTCGGTGGCAAGTTGATCGAGGCCAGTGGCGACATCAACCTCGAGGGTTTGACAGTCAACGAGACCGAGCACAAGATTCTGTATCGACTGTCAGCTGTTTCTGGTACCACTCTGCCACCAATCGACAACTGGATGCAGTTGCTTGCAGGCAGGAACCACACATGGCGCCACGCCTTTTTCACTGCCGATGCGTTCGTCCAAGGTCAAAGATACGACACGAACCCAATGCGCCGTATCTTTGCGCCAACTCCTGGCATGGTTGTTGAGATCAACCACCCCAACGACCCGAAGCGCACTGTCATCAGCGTCAAGGAGCCCACACACGGCAACCAGTACGTGCAGACTATCGAGGTTGGTCCATACAAGAACAACGAGATCTTGGTGAACATGATCGAGGACCGCACTGTTTCCGGCAAGCCTGAGGCACTGCCGCTGCGCTTCACATACCACCCAGAGACCGGTTACGCACCAATTCGTGAGGTCATGGACTCGCGCAACGACCGTATCAAGGAGTTCTACTACCGCATCTGGTTTGGCGACGAAGCTGTACCATTCGACACCCCAGTCACGAGTCGTTTCGACGGTGGCAGAGCAACAGTCACTAGCGAGGCCATCAACGACTTCGTGCACGCAGTTGGCAACATGGGCGAGGCTTTCGTTGACCGACCAGGCAAGGAAGTCTTTGCACCTATGGATTTCGCCATCGTTGTCGGCTGGAAGGCCATCACCAAGCCCATCTTCCCACGCAAGATCGACGGTGATCTGCTCAAACTTGTGCACTTGTCCAACGGCTTCCGCATGATCCCAGGTGCAGCACCACTCAAGAAGGGCGATGTCCTCGACACCACTGCTGAGGTCAACGCTGTCATCAACCAGGACTCTGGCAAGATGGTCGAAGTCTGCGGCACTATCACTCGTGATGGTGAGCCTGTTATGGAAGTGACAAGCCAGTTCCTGTACCGCGGTGCATACACTGATTTCGAGAACACCTTCCAGCGAAAGGTCGAGACCCCAATGCAGATTCACCTAGCTTCCAGCAAGGACGTGGCCGTTCTGCAGTCCAAGGAGTGGTTCAAGATCGATAACACCGATGTCGATCTGCTTGGTCAGACCCTCGTGTTCAAGCTTCAGAGCTTGGTGCGCTACAAGAACAAGACCGTGTTCTCGTCGATACAGACCCAAGGTGACGTTGAGCTCGAGCTGCCCACGAAGGAGATCATCAAGGTTGCCACCGTTGAGTACGAAGCTGGTGCATCTTACGGCAACCCAGTCCTGGACTACCTTACGCGCAACGGATCTGCTCTCGACCAACCAGTCAACTTCGAGAACCCAATTCCTCTCAGCGGCAAGACCCCATTGGTCCTCAAGGCTCCTTCTTCCAACGAGACATACGCTCGCGTTTCTGGCGATTACAACCCTATCCACGTGTCGCGCGTCTTCTCGCAGTACGCTGGTCTGCCTGGCACCATCACACATGGCATGTACTCCAGCGCTGCCGTGCGCAGTCTTGTTGAGACCTGGGCAGCTGAGAACAACGTCGGTCGTGTCCGCAGCTTCCATGCTTCTCTCGTGGGTATGGTCTTGCCAGATGACACGATCGAGGTCAAGCTGCAGCACGTTGGTATGGTTGCTGGTCGCAAGATCATCAAGATTGAGGCACAAAAGGCAGAGACCGAGGAGAAGGTTCTGCTCGCTGAGGCCGAGGTCGAGCAGCCAGTGTCCGCCTACGTGTTCACTGGTCAAGGTTCGCAAGAACAGGGCATGGGTATGGATCTGTACAACTCCAGCGCTGTCGCCAAGGAGGTCTGGGACCGTGCCGACAAGCACTTTATGGACAACTACGGCTTCGCCATCACGCATATTGTCAAGAACAACCCGAAAGAGTTCACCGTGCACTTCGGTGGAGCCCGAGGCAAGGCCATTCGCAAGAACTACATGGACATGACCTTCGAGACTGTGGCATCCGATGGCAGCATCAAGTCGGAGAAGATCTTCAAGGAGATCACCGAAGAGACCACCTCGTACACCTACCGCTCGCCGACTGGTTTGCTCTCCGCCACACAGTTCACTCAGCCTGCATTGACTCTTATGGAGAAGGCATCTTTCGAGGACATGATCTCGAAGGGCCTAGTTCAACGCGACAGCAGTTTCGCTGGTCACTCCTTGGGAGAGTACAGTGCCCTTGCCGCGCTTGCCGAAGTCATGCCAATCGAGTCGCTTGTGTCGGTCGTGTTCTACCGTGGCTTGACTATGCAAGTGGCTGTCGAGCGTGACGAAGCTGGGCGCTCCAACTACTCCATGTGCGCTGTCAATCCATCGCGTATTGGCAAGACGTTTAGCGAACAGGCACTGCAGTATGTTGTCGAGAACATCGCGGAGACTACTACCTGGTTGTTGGAGATCGTCAACTTGAACGTCTACAACCAGCAGTACGTCTGCGCTGGTGACCTGCGTGCATTGGACTGCCTTACGAATGTGCTCAATTACCTCAAGTCGCAGAAGATCGACATCCAGCAGCTGATGCAGACCATGAGCCTAGAAGACGTCAAGTCACACCTGGTTGAGATCATCAAGAAGTGTGCCAAACAGACCGAGGCCAAGCCAAAGCCAATCGACCTTCAGCGCGGTTTCGCTACTATCCCACTGAAGGGTATCGATGTGCCGTTCCACAGCACGTTCTTGCGATCTGGTGTCAAGCCATTCCGATCATTCTTGCTCAAGAAGATCAACAAGACGAGCATTGACCCCAGCAAGCTCGTTGGCAAGTACATCCCCAACGTCACTGCTAAGCCATTCGAGCTTACCAAGGAGTACTTTGAGGATGTCTACCGTTTGACCAAGTCTCCACGCATTGGAAACATCTTGGACAATTGGGACAAGTATGAATCGGATGAGCCGAACGTGCAGAGGCCGAGAGCGGGAAGTGTTGCTGTGCCTTCGTCATAAGGGCTTTGTGATTCGATTGCCAATGAGCAGGGTGTTTGGAGTTTGGGCATGAGCGCGATATGGGCGCTGCGCTTGGGAACGAGGATGATACTCTTATGTACAGAATTGTAGATGTCAGCAGATGACGATGGGAGCTTTTAGATAGAGTGTAACAGTTCGTGCGACAAGCCGTCTCTTCGATTCATCGGCAGTTCTGGAATGGTGAGGGCCATGCGCCATGGAGGCGGTCAGCCGCATGGCACCGCGTTCGTCACTCAGCAGAAGCGAGAGAGATTGGCTATGCGCTACTGAAGGAACGTCAGCTGTCAAGCTTGTCGAGCACGTTCTTATGGTTGTATACCTTCATCAGCCGCATGTAACAACGGACTTGGGTGTGCGCTAAGTGGACAGGACCAGACTTGAAGAGGACAATCATGGTCAACGCGCGGCCTTCCATTCCTTGGAACCATCAGGACAGACTTACAGTTCCAGCCAAACGCTCATCCAGAAAATCTACCTCCCGCGCGCCGAACACAATGCTTCCCACAACCTCACCAACTCACATCCTGGCTCTAAACACAATGTCCACCACCCACCCCCCATCCCCAAACCCACCCcaccgccgccgccgccttAATGCACGCCCGGACATGCAACGATACCGCCGATTGCGCCGCACTGGAGTGCTGAGTTTCAGTCTCTGCACGCCAGAACATCGTATTGACGACCTACGGTACTCAAACCACGTCCTGTACAACGTCTACGCTTACTATGGAGTATGCACTGTTGCATGATCGACGCATGATACTGGAAACTGTGTAAAGATCATGAACATGCGGAGCTCTCGAGAAGCCGTCTTGCCAAGTACGCAAGAAGCTACGAAGCAAGGACAAAGATGCATGGAAACCTGCCCTGAGAGATTCAGTGAGTGATGAGAAGCGTGATCCAGCTCTAGCTGGGAGGATCAGTTGATTTGGTCAACAAAGACCATGGATTTGGCAAGCCGGAAAGACCAATGCGGAATGACCTCCCTTTGTCCCGAGAACAACAATTCTCGTTCCAAGCCAGAGACTTGCAGAGACTTCTCCCAACCAATGGCGACTCACCCACCGCAGCCAGACTGTGACGACCGCATCAATCACCCGGCCAGGAACGTACCTGGGGCACCCAACTGTTCCTCTACGGGCACGACTCCTGCGAATGCATGGTGGACCAGGCGTGACTGCTTTGTTGGCGTTAGATCTACCAACCATGGTGCAGCTCACCAGATCTGCGGGGGGTGCGACAATGTGACGCAAACTCATCCTTCTGTTGTGCAAGCCCTCGCAGATCCGATACTCATATCCCCGCAGCCACAGGCTATCTTATGGGGCGCTCCTGGCGGCGCTGGACCACCGAATACATGGACTGCGCGGTTCACGAGACTATGTAGCTCGTGTGCCAACCAGGAACGCATGAAGTATTGGCATTGGTGCCACAATTACGGCGGGCCGGATGAATATGGAGCTAGAATGGTGATTGCTGGAGGAAGTGCACGCGCTACGTGGAAGCGGTATGTCGTTTGGTTTCTAACAGATCGTGGAGGATACTCATGCTGTGTAGGTGGCCTCGCAGAGGTTGCAAATGCTGGCTTTTAATCAATGGCCAACAAGGTCCGCCAGAAAGAGGCGGCGCAGCCAGGAGGTGTCTAAACGATCAGCTGGACCTCGTCAGAAGGGTTTATGACCGGCGCCACACCAACGACCAGTGGCTGCGAGATCTCGCCCTGGATCATAAGGGTCGCTTGTGTCTCGCGAGCGCGAAGCGCAAGAGACCGAGGGACCGCAGAAATGCATCAACGTATCGTGCTTGTCGTTGGCGGCTCCGAAGTGGACACCATGGGAATTTCTGAGATGTAAGCAAATACTCCGCCCGTTATGGCATCCGCCGTGACTGACCTTGACACCACAGATATCAATGCTTGGTTTGCCAGGGAATCGTACATGATCGGTTTCCTGGTCCTCTCCCTCCCCCTGGCACCTGCCCTGCGTGGGCGCTGCCGGCCGCCAGTGTGCCGCCGTCAGTCAGCATACCCGGCGCCATCGAGGTACAACCTGCGCACTCGACCGTCTCCGTATCGGCGTACCGTGGGCGATCTAAGCCTTGGGCGAGCTCGTATAGAACAGACATGCTGCCAGCTCAGTGGCGGACGATGCTTGGTCCCTTGCCATTTCGGCCCGACTGATCAGTGCAGTGATGTCATGCCGAAGCTCGCGTCGATGCGAAGCACGTGCGGCCAAGTGGGAGTCCAGAATGGGTGTAGATCTCCCTTACGAAGCAATCTTGAGACGCTTACGAGTCCCGCGTCACAATCACCAATATTCTTGCCATTGATCCAGCTCCAAGGTTTGCTGCAAAGTTGCCACGACCGCAACGACTACCAAACGCCAATGGAGCGCTGAAGGGACAAACGACACGATGAAGGATATCCTCCCCATCGCCCACTTCAACAATCGTGTTGCTCACGGATCCGCTGGCCACGTGAAGACGAGCACACCTACAGATGGCGGCTCCAAGAACGAGCCGCCGGCGAGAAAGCCAACAGACAAACGGAGGTCGGCCTTTGGCTTGATCCCGCACCACCAGTACATCTCCAAGAAGAACGCCATCTACCAAACGCAGTCACAGCGACCACGATGGGTGCTACACATGCAAGCGCAGATGTGGCGCTTCCTCATGAGCATCGGCATGTTGCTACACAGACTGGCTCCTCCGCGACCACCGAAGCCCAACTTCTACCGGACAGTACCCACCCACGTATCCGGCACGCCTGGAGATATTATCTTGTACTTTTACGTGCCGTCAGACTACCATACGCAGAAGAGGCTATGGACGGACCGGGACGATGAGGACGATGAGGAAAGTGCACAGCCTCGTGATAGGAACAAGATGAGGATGAGCATTGGATCGATCGGTGACGTTGTCATGAGAAGGAGCAAGAGCTTCAAGAGATGGGGCGGATACCCGGTGGTTATCAACTTTCACGGCGGAGGCTTCACTCTTGGCTCACCTCACGACGACGCTCGTTGGTGTGGAACAGTGGTCCAAGAGTGCAATGCCGTCGTGGTCAGTGTTGACTATCGACTCGCGCCGGAGTTTCCCTTCCCGACTGCTGTCGAAGATGGTGTAGACGCTGTCCTGTACATTCATAAACACGCTGAGGAGCTTGGCATAAATCCGGATAAGATCGCACTATCTGGATTCTCGTCTGGTGGTAACATGGCATTCACTGTCCCCCTACGGCTCTATGACCAACAGACTGGCTTCGCTCGAGACGACTCTCGTCTTGACGTTTCCCAGCCAAATGGTGCTCAAGCGGGCGTTGACACACAGACGGGCAAAGTGGAAGTCCACGATGCACCCGCCTCATCCTCATCAGACCTTACAGGCTCCAGCTCATCAACGCAGGTCCCTGCAGAGCACAACACCGCTGAGATTCTCGACCCCAACGGCCCACCACCCGACCCGACCAGGAACGTAAAGCAATCCGCAACCTTCACCGAGCGCAGCGTCCCAGACGAAACAGGCGACATCCTACCCGAAGTCCGTATCAAGTGCATAGTCCCTTGGTACCCATCGCTGGACTACACGCGCACCCGCGAAGAACGCCGCGCAACCTGCGTCCGAGCCGACCAAGAGCTTCCCTCCCTCTTCACCAACCTCTTCGACGATTCATACCTCCACCCTCCGAAAGACGTTTCCCTCGACTCTCCGTACCTCTCTCCCGGCGTCGCACCAACCTCCCTCCTCCGCAACGCCCTCCCACAAGAAATCATCATGCACACCTGCGAATGGGACATGCTCCTCGACGAAGGTGAAACCTTCCGCGAACGTCTCACATCTGACGATGTCGGCAAGAACGTCGTATACACCATGGTCGAAGGCGTACCGCATGGATGGGACAAAGCGCCGAATCCTTGGAAACCAACACCCGGTGTGAAGGAGCACTATCTCAAGGCTTGCAAAGAGCTAAAGAGGGTCTTTGGAGATCTGCCGAGACGCGGGACGGGCATGTCGGCTGCTGCTGTGGCGGCGGCGGGGGATCAGCCGAGGAAGAGTATTGTGCGGTAGGACGCGAGATGCGGGTTCATCTGGACGTGTGTGGAGTTTGATGTTGAGGCTTTGAAGCGTGGGAGCGTACTTAGCGGGAGTTTGCGGGAAAGGGAACTGGGAAGGGGAAGGGAACGTGTAGGATACGTTCAGTGAACAGACCGATGGGTAGAGGCGCATAATTCGAGGAATTGTTATCCAGTCTCGGTCCGCCAAGGATTGAAGACGTATTCACCATCACCCCTATCGCTTTCCCGCTCCAAATTGGTAGAGCTCGATCTCAAAGGCCTTCTAACCATATGATAGCACTCCCAGTTCGCGAAATATGGCGTTTCCTGGGCTCTCTCCGCGGACAAGTCGAAGATCTCCACGCCAGAATGGAGGACTGAATCGACCCGATTACCGCTGGTGGACCGCTTGTAGCTGGCTCGTTCCGGGGTTTCGTCCAGGAACGCTTCGATCCTTGGGAGATACAAATCATACAGAGATCTGGAGTACTCCCGGATTTCGCTCTGTCGTCTGTCCTCCTGAGGCCGAGCTGGATGAGGGTTGGCCTTGGAGTGTTCATCCGGGATCTTGTCGCGCTCCAAGGCATTCGCAATTTCTACTGCTCCCAAGACCACGATCGTTAGCATGACTACAGTGAAGATTGCGGTCTGCTTTAAGAGGTTCGTGAGCTTTCGCTTTGCTTTGCGGGCTAGTTGGTGGGCCTTTCGGATGATTAAGGCTACTGTTCCAGCTAGGGCTAGGAGGATGCATAGATAGGCTGTTATGGCTAGGAATATTATTGTGCAGATGGGCCAGGTTGGACGGGTTTGCCCCGGTCTTGGTGTATGAGGGCTTGGGGTTTGTTGGTGTGGACTGTGGAGGCGTGGTGAATCTCGTGGTGAGGATCTGGTGCGGACCATTGCGGACGGGTTTGGGAGCGTTGGAGGGACTTGGAGGTTGAGGAGAGAGACGGTGGGTGAGAAGAAATGTGTGAGTAGTGTGAAAATGCTGATCGTGATTAGGAAAAAATGTCAGCCTTCAAGAAGAAGCTACCTCCGACAGGATCTCTGGTGAAGGTTTTGTTTGAAGCAGCCACATGGGTATGTCTTGGCATCTCATGGAAACGGCACGTGCCATTATTGCTTGATTTTTGGCCTTCCATACCCGCTGTCGATATGCAGATACATCGAAGGGGCTGAAGAAAGAGAGTAAGAAACAGTACAAGACAGCAAAGAAGCAACATCTTGAAGAGAGTAAAGAGCATCACTTTCAGACTTACCACCACACGAGGCCAAAGGTCGCAACTTAATCTTCCCTCATAACGACCGGCCCATCCACAACGTGAAAGTCTAGGCACATCTCAAAATCATCCTCTTCATCCTCAGTGCAATCGAAAGCCCGTATGGAATCAAGACCCTTGAGTCCGAAGTACGCTTTATGCTGCACGAGGAAGTAAGCTGTTCCCGCGCCATTGGCAGTGCCCATGATGGCTTCAGCCGCTTCTTCGTGGATCTTCCATTCCCAGCCTGGATACTATGGAATACGTTAGCAGTCGATCTCGACACCTTCGCCGAGGCCTGATCGACTGTACTTACCCCTGGCGGTCTCTCTTGCCCACCCGTCCTAACACCGCCGTTCCGTGCAGCTCTGGCTGTGGAGACAGTCTCCTCATTACGGATCTTGATTCTTAGAAAGTGTTGGATCTTCCTCTTCTGCTCCTCACTGCTCCCAGCCTGGTGATGTAGTTCCTGCCAGTCTAAGAACACGATATCAGACCATTGCGTCAGCGCTGGGGCGGTAACGTCGAGCTCGTTCAGCTTGATCTGATAGTCGGGTGAGTAGTTAAAATCTGCCACGAGGACGCCGTCGGCAAGACTGAAGAGGTTCTGGTAGGAGGCTTCACTCGCTGGGTGGTCGTGGTCCATCTCGGTCCAGGCTGATGGGGTGGTGGACCTCTGGGAGAGCCCGAAGATTTGGAGGACTGTGCGGATCTTGAGGGCGCGGATGGCTTTGAGGAAAGGGTTCTGGGGGTAGAGATGTTAGCGCTTGAATGGTGCAAGTCATGCCGTGCCTCGTGCATGCACTTACATCGCCAGGCTTGTCGAGAGTCCACTGCTCTGTCTCCCATCCATTCTGCTCGAGAGCTGCGAAGTCTGTCCACTGGGCTTGTGGCTTCACTTTTTAGATGTCCATGTTCATTGCACAGACAAGCCAGTGTCCCTTCTTGACCTTCTTGTCCCACCAGTCGTCTCGCTTCTGGAATGCAAAGGGTTCATGAGCTGGTATCGGTTGCCAGACACTGCTAGCGTTTTGTACTACCAATTCTGTAGTGCTGCGGGTGTTGTAAGACAAAGGCGGAGCGATGGTGCAGATCGACAGAAGTGAGATAACAGCCACGACGATGGTCGCCGTGGCCACTTTGAGCCATACTCGCTGTGCTGTTCGCGACCGTGTCTCTGGAGCTTTCAGTCCTGGCTCAGT
Encoded here:
- a CDS encoding AB hydrolase superfamily protein, which translates into the protein MKDILPIAHFNNRVAHGSAGHVKTSTPTDGGSKNEPPARKPTDKRRSAFGLIPHHQYISKKNAIYQTQSQRPRWVLHMQAQMWRFLMSIGMLLHRLAPPRPPKPNFYRTVPTHVSGTPGDIILYFYVPSDYHTQKRLWTDRDDEDDEESAQPRDRNKMRMSIGSIGDVVMRRSKSFKRWGGYPVVINFHGGGFTLGSPHDDARWCGTVVQECNAVVVSVDYRLAPEFPFPTAVEDGVDAVLYIHKHAEELGINPDKIALSGFSSGGNMAFTVPLRLYDQQTGFARDDSRLDVSQPNGAQAGVDTQTGKVEVHDAPASSSSDLTGSSSSTQVPAEHNTAEILDPNGPPPDPTRNVKQSATFTERSVPDETGDILPEVRIKCIVPWYPSLDYTRTREERRATCVRADQELPSLFTNLFDDSYLHPPKDVSLDSPYLSPGVAPTSLLRNALPQEIIMHTCEWDMLLDEGETFRERLTSDDVGKNVVYTMVEGVPHGWDKAPNPWKPTPGVKEHYLKACKELKRVFGDLPRRGTGMSAAAVAAAGDQPRKSIVR
- a CDS encoding Fatty acid synthase subunit beta, with the translated sequence MSTPTQELTPAVQFDQPASPTLQRPSSLRRTTSRMYGSGSQTGVSTPRSQAVSRPLTITHGTLEYNFLIPTALHFNATQLKDAFLHTLPEATEELAQDDEPSSVTELVARYIGYVAKEVEEGEDPELFTEVLKLLVQEFERAFLRGNEVHAVAAALPGITEKKLVTVEAYYAARAAVKRPIRAHESALLREAADENAYIYAVFGGQGNIEEYFDELREVYNTYPSLVRDFLNVAAQHLQYLSRDPRAFKSYAKGLDILRWLDNKETQPDTDYLVSAPVSFPLIGLTQLAHYVVTCRVLGTHPGHVRDRLSGSTGHSQGVVTAAAIAASSNWETFDKQARNALTILFWIGARSQQAYPRTSLAPNVLQDSIDAGEGAPTPMLTVRDLSRETVDKLIETTNHHLPQERHIGISLVNSARNFVVTGPPMSLYGLNLQLRKIKAPTGLDQTRVPFTERKVRFVNRFLPITAPFHSPYLVEAIKHLQTDLADINIPATELGIPVFDTHTGEDLREKKDANIAPLLVKMICEEQVLWEKATVMPNATHILDFGPGGISGLGVLTNRNKDGTGVRVILAGTMDGTNTEVGYKPEIFDRDAEHAVKYAVDWLKEFGPKLVRDSTGQTFVDTKMSRTLGLPPVMVAGMTPCTVPWDFVAATMKAGYEIELAGGGYYNDKSMTEAISKIEKVIPAGRGITVNLIYVNPRAMAWQIPLLGRLRAEGVPIEGLTIGAGVPSIEVANEYIETLGLKHIAFKPGSMEAIQAVINIAKANPGFPVMMQWTGGRGGGHHSFEDFHQPILQMYSRLRRCENLVLLAGSGFGGAEDTYPYLTGEWARKFGYPPMPFDGVLFGSRCMVAKEAYTSKAAKQAIVDAPGLEDSDWEKTYKGPAGGVITVRSEMGEPIHKLATRGVLFWKEMDDKIFALDKAKRIPELKKNRDYIIQKLNDDFQKPWFGRNKAGECVDLEDMTYGEVVRRLVDLMYVKHQKRWIDKSLARLTGDFIRRIEERFAPGDSASSIIQNYSELDDPFNTVKKVLETYPECDVQLINAQDCQHFLLLCQRRGQKPVPFVPCLDDTFELFFKKDSLWQSEDLDAVVDQDVGRVAILQGPMAVKYSKIVDEPIKDILDGVHQGHIKYLTKDLYNGNEAKIPKIEYFGGKLIEASGDINLEGLTVNETEHKILYRLSAVSGTTLPPIDNWMQLLAGRNHTWRHAFFTADAFVQGQRYDTNPMRRIFAPTPGMVVEINHPNDPKRTVISVKEPTHGNQYVQTIEVGPYKNNEILVNMIEDRTVSGKPEALPLRFTYHPETGYAPIREVMDSRNDRIKEFYYRIWFGDEAVPFDTPVTSRFDGGRATVTSEAINDFVHAVGNMGEAFVDRPGKEVFAPMDFAIVVGWKAITKPIFPRKIDGDLLKLVHLSNGFRMIPGAAPLKKGDVLDTTAEVNAVINQDSGKMVEVCGTITRDGEPVMEVTSQFLYRGAYTDFENTFQRKVETPMQIHLASSKDVAVLQSKEWFKIDNTDVDLLGQTLVFKLQSLVRYKNKTVFSSIQTQGDVELELPTKEIIKVATVEYEAGASYGNPVLDYLTRNGSALDQPVNFENPIPLSGKTPLVLKAPSSNETYARVSGDYNPIHVSRVFSQYAGLPGTITHGMYSSAAVRSLVETWAAENNVGRVRSFHASLVGMVLPDDTIEVKLQHVGMVAGRKIIKIEAQKAETEEKVLLAEAEVEQPVSAYVFTGQGSQEQGMGMDLYNSSAVAKEVWDRADKHFMDNYGFAITHIVKNNPKEFTVHFGGARGKAIRKNYMDMTFETVASDGSIKSEKIFKEITEETTSYTYRSPTGLLSATQFTQPALTLMEKASFEDMISKGLVQRDSSFAGHSLGEYSALAALAEVMPIESLVSVVFYRGLTMQVAVERDEAGRSNYSMCAVNPSRIGKTFSEQALQYVVENIAETTTWLLEIVNLNVYNQQYVCAGDLRALDCLTNVLNYLKSQKIDIQQLMQTMSLEDVKSHLVEIIKKCAKQTEAKPKPIDLQRGFATIPLKGIDVPFHSTFLRSGVKPFRSFLLKKINKTSIDPSKLVGKYIPNVTAKPFELTKEYFEDVYRLTKSPRIGNILDNWDKYESDEPNVQRPRAGSVAVPSS